A genomic segment from Candidatus Korarchaeum cryptofilum OPF8 encodes:
- the moaA gene encoding GTP 3',8-cyclase MoaA, translated as MLIDRWGRPVTDLRISVTNSCNYNCFFCHREGHYVRGEEMRPEEIGRLMRVLSKHGVKRVKLTGGEPLMRRDLEEIVSELKSSGAEEVSLVTNGYFLVERARGLREAGLDRINVSLHSLKRDVYERITGVDGLERVLKGIDEALLWGLNPIKLNFTALKGINEGELWDIVNFGRRKGLKVQLIELLDPTSEYYFPLEDFERELDGVALRKEVRDFQNRPIFELDGVTVEIVKGSGNPLLCMGCTRLRVTAEGFFKTCISREDSLIDFISVMRNGGSDEEIFEAFKKSVRLREPFHKLPGSSPKYDDVLEV; from the coding sequence TTGTTGATAGATAGGTGGGGAAGGCCCGTCACTGATCTGAGGATATCTGTCACGAATTCTTGCAATTACAATTGCTTCTTCTGTCACAGGGAGGGGCATTACGTTAGGGGAGAGGAGATGAGACCAGAGGAGATAGGAAGATTGATGAGGGTTCTCTCGAAGCACGGTGTTAAGAGGGTCAAATTGACTGGAGGAGAGCCCCTCATGAGGAGGGATCTGGAGGAAATAGTGAGTGAGCTCAAGTCCTCTGGAGCGGAGGAAGTGAGCTTAGTCACGAACGGTTACTTCCTAGTCGAGAGAGCCAGGGGCTTGAGGGAAGCGGGGCTCGATAGGATAAATGTGAGCCTTCATTCCCTAAAGAGAGATGTATATGAGAGGATAACTGGCGTGGATGGTCTGGAGAGAGTGCTTAAGGGCATAGATGAGGCCCTTCTATGGGGATTGAATCCTATCAAACTGAACTTCACCGCTCTCAAGGGGATAAATGAGGGGGAGCTTTGGGATATAGTGAATTTTGGGAGGAGGAAGGGGCTGAAGGTCCAGCTGATAGAACTTCTCGATCCCACTAGTGAGTACTACTTTCCCCTCGAAGATTTCGAGAGGGAGCTTGATGGAGTCGCCCTGAGGAAGGAGGTCAGGGATTTCCAAAATAGGCCTATCTTCGAGCTCGATGGAGTTACTGTGGAGATAGTTAAGGGTAGCGGAAATCCATTACTCTGCATGGGATGCACCAGACTCAGGGTGACAGCGGAAGGATTTTTCAAAACATGCATATCTAGGGAGGATTCCCTAATTGACTTCATAAGCGTTATGAGGAATGGAGGAAGCGATGAGGAGATTTTTGAGGCATTCAAAAAATCCGTCAGATTGAGGGAACCTTTTCACAAGCTTCCCGGATCCTCTCCCAAATACGATGATGTCCTTGAAGTCTAG
- a CDS encoding coiled-coil protein: MTVLNESVGSLRQRENELRQMLSKLKEERRSLIEELKQLRAKRFELIDKVRKERESFREAVERKRKMQDDLERIRNERREALERFKEVRDEVIKLKEEYKYLVSSVGIPEKVLRRRIARLERRIETSPLNRDQERDIVMQISQYEAMLQNLNRAKSLKRKILELMTEMEKWRFFVRDAGERIGKIKEELNKVYDEITSRKEALEKMNKEIDELTEEIKKRSERVDKLSEEIEKIRADMMGIQEEIKKRFEATLASSKEAEKKIKEKLAEEALEKYRGGEKLSIEELKLLIEMGLLEKPPS; encoded by the coding sequence ATGACAGTACTGAATGAATCCGTCGGATCCCTCAGGCAGAGGGAGAATGAGCTCAGGCAAATGCTCTCTAAGCTCAAGGAGGAGAGAAGGTCGTTAATTGAGGAGTTAAAACAGCTCAGAGCGAAGAGGTTCGAGCTAATAGACAAGGTGAGGAAGGAGAGGGAGAGCTTCAGAGAGGCCGTTGAGAGAAAGAGGAAAATGCAGGACGATCTTGAGAGAATAAGGAATGAGAGAAGGGAAGCCCTTGAAAGATTCAAAGAAGTGAGGGATGAAGTGATCAAGCTCAAGGAGGAGTATAAGTACCTCGTGAGTTCCGTTGGCATTCCAGAGAAGGTCCTGAGGAGAAGGATAGCGAGATTGGAGAGGAGGATAGAGACATCTCCGCTTAACAGGGATCAAGAGAGGGATATAGTGATGCAGATTAGCCAGTATGAGGCGATGTTGCAGAATCTAAACAGAGCGAAATCCCTGAAGAGGAAGATACTTGAACTAATGACGGAGATGGAGAAATGGAGGTTCTTCGTCAGGGACGCTGGGGAAAGGATTGGGAAGATAAAAGAGGAGCTAAATAAAGTATATGATGAAATAACTAGCAGGAAGGAAGCTCTAGAGAAGATGAATAAAGAGATAGATGAACTTACTGAGGAGATAAAGAAGAGAAGTGAAAGAGTGGATAAACTGAGCGAGGAAATTGAGAAAATAAGAGCAGATATGATGGGGATCCAGGAGGAGATAAAGAAGAGATTTGAAGCAACTTTGGCTAGCAGCAAAGAAGCCGAGAAGAAGATAAAAGAGAAGCTTGCTGAGGAGGCATTGGAGAAATACAGAGGGGGAGAGAAGCTCTCTATAGAGGAACTCAAGCTTCTCATAGAGATGGGTCTCCTCGAGAAACCTCCCAGCTGA
- the aroA gene encoding 3-phosphoshikimate 1-carboxyvinyltransferase produces MIEVKPSQAQGSVRAPPSKSYSHRALAVSLLCEAPSKIENISRARDVIATINAIKSFGAKLSDNLTEIKIEPPQRPSIPDDVIDCGGSGTTIRFFAPISTLTEGGYTVLTGNDSLRRRPMGPIIDAINKLGGWAISSRMNGLPPLIVRGGGLKGGEVEIDGSISSQFFSGLMIASTRFERGLKIKPIGELVSRPYLEMTKEVLRRSGSHVELNEEIKVEPVPPKGLEFKIPGDYGLAAFHMLTASVTGGKVIVEDLDSTVPQADYAAIDVLRSFGVEVQEVGSRVIVEGRPKRGSKLNLKDSPDIFPIACVLASFVSEISEIRGVAHARVKESDRVANMASELKKVGVEVKELYDGLVIRGGSPKGGVKLDSHGDHRIFMALLALAAATREGCIIEGEDSVADSYPSFLEDSMKLGIDVRYNL; encoded by the coding sequence ATGATAGAAGTAAAGCCCTCTCAAGCTCAAGGTAGTGTCAGAGCTCCGCCATCTAAGAGCTATTCTCACCGAGCTCTAGCGGTCTCCCTGCTATGCGAAGCCCCCTCTAAGATAGAGAATATCTCGAGGGCGAGAGATGTAATAGCGACGATAAACGCCATAAAGTCCTTCGGGGCGAAATTATCGGATAATCTTACGGAAATAAAGATAGAGCCGCCTCAGAGGCCCTCAATTCCAGATGATGTGATCGATTGCGGGGGCTCCGGCACCACTATCAGGTTCTTCGCCCCTATCTCAACTCTCACGGAAGGGGGCTACACTGTGCTCACCGGGAACGATAGCCTGAGGAGGAGGCCGATGGGCCCTATAATAGATGCGATAAACAAACTGGGGGGATGGGCTATTAGCTCCAGGATGAACGGTCTCCCACCCCTCATAGTGAGGGGAGGAGGTCTCAAGGGCGGTGAGGTTGAGATAGATGGAAGCATAAGTTCTCAATTCTTCTCGGGGTTGATGATAGCATCCACGCGCTTCGAGAGGGGCTTGAAGATAAAGCCGATTGGGGAGCTGGTCTCGAGGCCCTATTTAGAGATGACGAAGGAGGTCCTGAGGAGGAGCGGATCCCACGTTGAATTGAATGAGGAGATAAAAGTGGAGCCAGTGCCGCCTAAGGGACTAGAATTCAAAATCCCAGGAGATTATGGTCTCGCCGCTTTTCACATGCTGACGGCCTCCGTCACCGGAGGGAAGGTGATCGTGGAGGATTTGGATAGTACCGTGCCTCAAGCTGATTATGCTGCGATAGATGTGCTCAGGAGCTTCGGTGTCGAAGTTCAAGAGGTCGGAAGTAGAGTTATTGTTGAAGGAAGGCCTAAACGCGGGTCTAAATTGAACCTAAAGGATTCCCCCGATATATTCCCGATAGCATGCGTTCTGGCATCCTTCGTGAGCGAGATCTCGGAGATAAGGGGAGTAGCTCACGCTAGAGTGAAGGAGAGCGATAGAGTAGCTAATATGGCCTCCGAGCTTAAAAAGGTGGGTGTTGAGGTGAAAGAACTCTACGATGGGCTTGTTATAAGGGGAGGGAGCCCGAAGGGAGGTGTGAAGTTAGATTCTCATGGAGATCACAGGATTTTCATGGCCCTTCTAGCTCTAGCTGCTGCCACGAGGGAAGGATGCATCATAGAGGGTGAGGACTCCGTCGCTGACTCCTATCCGAGCTTTCTGGAGGATTCAATGAAGCTTGGCATCGATGTAAGATATAATCTTTAA
- a CDS encoding transcription factor S encodes MFCPKCGTLLRPKKAGKRLIYYCPSCGYESESPPKGNSQVITKVTSESGDVIIEEESEKISAPVVEARCPKCGNDKAYFQIVQTRAADEPPTRIYKCTKCGYSWREYS; translated from the coding sequence ATGTTCTGCCCTAAATGCGGAACCCTCTTGAGACCTAAGAAGGCCGGAAAGAGGTTAATATATTACTGTCCGAGCTGTGGATACGAGAGTGAGAGCCCTCCGAAGGGAAATTCGCAAGTCATCACGAAGGTGACATCGGAGAGCGGTGATGTTATAATAGAGGAGGAATCTGAGAAAATATCTGCGCCTGTTGTTGAAGCGAGATGTCCTAAATGTGGTAATGATAAAGCTTACTTCCAAATAGTGCAAACAAGAGCGGCAGATGAGCCCCCTACTAGAATATACAAGTGTACGAAATGCGGTTACTCCTGGAGGGAGTACAGTTAA
- a CDS encoding DUF373 family protein, whose translation MEEERVLIVCVDRDNDLGVKTGIKGPVIGREANLEAASKLALADPTEADANAIFGAIKVYDEARAIFPGSTRVEIVTITGDEGKELQADEEINRQMDEVARIFKPTSIVLVSDGADDELVIPILMKYAPIRSVRRVIVQQSREIEHTYILIKRYFEKLMRSPSSRSIVLGLPGAILILYGLFSLIEFQKYLYIGISILAGLFFLEKGFSLKEAIMRGISYFGRHVGFSSLIIGLIGLFLTISLSYTRALSLASQGYPMELIIARLLQETSSFLALSLAIMFSGSSIERAAERRIDSLERLMVTGIIISFWIAFYSIGQYLEGIIGLLGLMIDLLGALIVAISSFILTLRLSEVLRGRGWK comes from the coding sequence ATGGAAGAGGAAAGAGTGCTTATAGTCTGCGTGGATAGGGATAATGATCTAGGGGTTAAGACAGGGATAAAGGGTCCAGTGATCGGAAGGGAGGCCAATCTTGAAGCGGCATCAAAACTAGCTCTCGCTGATCCTACGGAAGCTGATGCAAATGCCATTTTCGGGGCTATAAAGGTATATGATGAAGCTAGAGCCATATTTCCGGGATCCACTCGGGTCGAGATCGTCACGATAACTGGAGATGAGGGGAAGGAACTTCAAGCCGATGAGGAGATAAATAGGCAGATGGATGAAGTTGCGAGGATATTTAAGCCAACAAGTATAGTCTTAGTCTCTGATGGAGCTGATGATGAGCTCGTGATCCCTATCCTAATGAAGTATGCCCCTATAAGGAGCGTTAGGAGAGTGATAGTCCAGCAGAGCAGGGAGATAGAGCACACTTACATATTGATAAAGAGATACTTTGAGAAACTCATGAGATCCCCTTCCTCCAGATCCATAGTTCTCGGTTTACCTGGCGCTATTCTCATTTTATACGGCCTCTTCTCACTCATAGAATTCCAGAAGTACTTGTACATAGGGATATCAATATTAGCAGGTCTCTTCTTCCTCGAGAAAGGGTTCTCGCTGAAGGAAGCGATAATGAGGGGGATAAGCTACTTCGGCAGGCATGTAGGCTTCTCCTCTCTCATAATCGGACTGATAGGCCTCTTCCTCACGATATCCTTATCTTACACTAGAGCGCTGTCCCTGGCCTCTCAAGGCTATCCGATGGAGCTGATAATAGCCAGATTGCTCCAGGAAACGAGTAGCTTTCTAGCCCTATCCCTAGCTATTATGTTCTCGGGTAGCTCCATTGAGAGGGCCGCGGAGAGGAGGATAGACTCACTGGAGAGGCTCATGGTCACGGGCATCATAATATCGTTCTGGATAGCATTTTACTCAATAGGTCAGTATTTGGAGGGAATAATAGGGCTCTTGGGCTTAATGATAGATCTTTTAGGCGCTTTAATCGTCGCCATCTCTTCCTTCATCCTCACCCTCAGGCTCAGCGAGGTCCTCAGGGGAAGAGGATGGAAGTAA
- a CDS encoding HD domain-containing protein — protein MSKVLVDEGMRVLWLARTGWMQSGIPAAISETVAQHTFIASLIALDLFPKMRASGKAFNEAKVLKMIVVHDIHEGLCGDLPKWASERINKRVLEEEAISNMSLPEEIKMILKEYSLMKSDEAKIARLADLMATWRMAIYYKQLGYDVDDILKSSQLESMKLAKELGLVMEDL, from the coding sequence GTGTCGAAGGTGCTCGTGGACGAGGGGATGAGGGTCCTATGGCTGGCTAGGACCGGCTGGATGCAGTCGGGCATACCCGCAGCTATATCTGAGACCGTGGCTCAGCATACTTTCATAGCTTCCCTTATAGCTTTAGATTTATTTCCAAAAATGAGAGCATCTGGGAAGGCTTTTAATGAAGCTAAGGTACTTAAGATGATAGTTGTCCATGACATACATGAGGGACTCTGCGGGGATCTGCCGAAGTGGGCCAGCGAGAGGATAAACAAGAGGGTGCTTGAGGAGGAAGCTATCTCAAATATGAGTCTTCCCGAGGAGATTAAGATGATTTTGAAGGAATATTCGCTCATGAAATCGGATGAAGCTAAGATCGCGAGGTTAGCTGACCTCATGGCCACGTGGAGGATGGCTATATACTACAAGCAGCTGGGTTACGATGTGGATGATATACTGAAGAGCTCTCAGCTAGAATCGATGAAGCTAGCTAAGGAGCTAGGGTTGGTTATGGAGGATCTCTAG
- a CDS encoding NYN domain-containing protein encodes MKVLKGVKRKKTKQLAVIVDGPNMLRKELGTDLEEIRKLAEREGRIRLAVVVLDRKAPEKLVEAVTNAGFKPLISTGKVEVDFSIVCMEAINDEKIDMIIMAARSAAYMPLIHKAKESGKEVMIIGAEPGFSVALKKACDQYILLPSSSPEDLAEPEGEDEGRDGDD; translated from the coding sequence ATGAAGGTACTGAAGGGAGTCAAAAGGAAAAAGACAAAGCAGCTAGCAGTAATAGTAGATGGGCCAAATATGCTGAGGAAGGAATTGGGCACAGATTTGGAAGAAATCAGGAAATTAGCTGAGAGGGAAGGGAGGATAAGATTAGCTGTCGTCGTGCTAGATAGGAAGGCTCCTGAGAAATTAGTTGAAGCTGTAACGAACGCCGGCTTCAAACCATTGATCTCCACGGGGAAAGTTGAGGTTGATTTCTCCATAGTTTGCATGGAAGCTATAAATGATGAGAAAATAGATATGATCATTATGGCCGCTAGGAGCGCCGCCTACATGCCCCTAATACATAAGGCGAAGGAATCTGGGAAGGAGGTGATGATAATAGGAGCAGAGCCCGGTTTCAGTGTCGCATTGAAGAAAGCTTGCGATCAGTACATCTTACTTCCATCCTCTTCCCCTGAGGACCTCGCTGAGCCTGAGGGTGAGGATGAAGGAAGAGATGGCGACGATTAA